From the genome of Candidatus Methylopumilus turicensis, one region includes:
- the soxY gene encoding thiosulfate oxidation carrier protein SoxY: protein MMQRRKFLKALFAASALAMLPIKAFAAIWNTPAFQATKLQEAIAAMKISNVTVSNDIQIIAPDKAENGAVVQIEITSLVPNTESIAIFVENNPTALIANFVFGEGADGFVITRIKMAETSDVQAVIKSNNRYYSAKKRVEVLENGCG from the coding sequence ATGATGCAACGTAGAAAATTCTTAAAAGCCTTATTTGCCGCCAGTGCATTGGCCATGTTACCCATTAAAGCATTTGCTGCCATTTGGAACACGCCTGCTTTTCAAGCGACAAAGCTACAAGAGGCCATTGCCGCTATGAAAATCAGCAATGTGACTGTTTCAAACGATATTCAAATTATCGCGCCAGATAAAGCTGAAAACGGTGCGGTGGTGCAAATTGAAATTACTAGCCTTGTTCCTAATACGGAATCGATTGCCATTTTTGTGGAAAATAATCCCACCGCTTTAATTGCCAACTTTGTCTTTGGTGAAGGCGCGGATGGTTTTGTGATCACGCGCATCAAAATGGCCGAAACCTCAGACGTGCAAGCCGTGATTAAATCAAACAATCGCTATTATTCTGCCAAAAAACGGGTGGAAGTTTTAGAGAATGGATGTGGCTAA
- the soxZ gene encoding thiosulfate oxidation carrier complex protein SoxZ, with amino-acid sequence MAENMRMRALLKGQMTEVKVLMTHPMETGRRKNDFGEVIPANFIQLVSATLNGKQVMEAQWGTGISKNPYLTFHLHGAKVGDIIRVTWTDNHGKTGEGEIVVSAA; translated from the coding sequence ATGGCTGAAAATATGCGTATGCGTGCCCTGCTTAAGGGCCAAATGACAGAGGTGAAAGTGCTCATGACCCACCCCATGGAAACAGGGCGTCGTAAGAATGATTTTGGTGAGGTGATTCCTGCCAATTTCATTCAGCTAGTAAGCGCTACCCTTAATGGAAAGCAAGTAATGGAGGCGCAATGGGGAACAGGGATATCAAAAAATCCTTACCTTACTTTTCATCTGCATGGGGCCAAAGTGGGGGATATCATCCGGGTGACTTGGACTGATAATCATGGAAAAACAGGCGAGGGTGAAATTGTTGTGAGTGCTGCATAA